The genomic region GTGGTGTTTTCCGAGGACGATACGGTTACCGGGCGGTTGTAGGCCAGGTTGGGCGCCGTGGGCGAGGCGCCGCCCCAGCCGGGCATCTCGCCGCGCACCAGCACGTTGCTGGCGAAGTAAGTATTCTGGATACTGGTGTTAGAGTTGGAATTGGGGTTGAACACCAGCTCCGCCCAGCCCATGAAAAAGCCCCAGCGGGGCTGCTGCGCCAGCAGGCTGGGCGAGGGCAGCACCTCACACTCGCCAATAGCAATGGGCTTGCCCCCTGAGGCATTCACCATGGCATTGTACTTGGCCGTGGTGTAGCCTTGCCCATCGGAGTAGTACATATCCAGGGCCAGCACGTCCCAGTAGGCGCTGCCGGGGTTGTAGTTGGTGAGGTCGGAGGACAGGGAGCTGAAGTCCTGCAGGTCCCAGACCCAGATCAGGTTGGTCAGGCCCTTGGTGTTGCGCAGGTAGTCGCGGGTAAGCTGGAACAGGCGGCGCGTGCCGTTGGCACCGGGGCGGCCGGCCCACCAGAAAATACCCTGATTCATTTCGTGCAGGGGCCGGAAGTACACTTCCACCCCGTTGTTTTCCAGGTCCTGTAGGTAGGTAGCAATGACGTCGAGGCGGGCCTTCCAGTTGTTGTTCAGCGTGGTGCCGTTGGTAATCAGCTCGTTCCACTGGCTGTCGTTGAGGTAACTTTTCACCCCGCCTTCCCACTGACAAGGCTCGGGCTGGGTGGGCGGGCAGGCGTGCCACATCAGGTTGATGATGGCCCCGCTGGCCCACTGCGCCTTGGCTTCGTTGATCATCGTCCAGCGGTTCGACACGTCGGAGCCCGCAAACAGGAAGTCTCCGCTCCACAGGCCGGGGTACTGGCCCGTGATGGAGTAGATACGGTTGGTTTGCACGGCAGGGGAGGAGTTGGGCTCCCGGTTGTGCTGGCCCGCCACCGTGCGCTGCCCGGCGTTGGCATAGAGGTAATTCAGGCTTTTGAAGGAAGTCTGGGCCAGCGCCTGAGTGCCGGCCAGCAGCAGCAGAGCCATTGCCCCGCAGAGTTTGAGGTTGAACATGGTAAGTGAATTGGTGGGTTGGAAAAGAAGGGACAGAGCAGAATGGCGTGGCACCTAAAATCAGGCAAAGCGCGGCCCGCACCGGCCCGGGAAGGGGGGACGGCTGGTCAGGTGGCAGTAAGCAATAGGGCGGGGCCAGGGCGCCGCTCACAGCAAGCGGGCCGGCCGGTAGGCGGTTGGTGTTGCCAATCAACCGGAAAAAAGCAACGAGCCCGCCAGGTCGTTAAAAATTGGCAATAAAACGATAAGAATTAGGAGGTTGAGCGAGGCTTAAGCCCCAGCTCAGATAAACAGGCGCGTGCCCGAGAAGCTCTGCCGAAACTCCTTGGGCGTGCAGTTCTTGCGCTTCTTGAAGATGCGGTTGAAGTTGGAGATGTTGTTGAACCCGCACTTGTAGGCTACTTCGGCCACGCTGTGGGTGGTGTCGATGAGCATGCGGGAGGCGTGGCCCAGGCGGATTTCGTTGAGGCTGTCGATAAACGTGGTGCCGGTGCGCTTCTTGATGAAGCGGCTGAACGACACCTCGGGCATGTTGGCCACCTTGGCCACCTCGGCCAGCGTCACCGGCCGGCTGTAGTGGGCGTTCATGTACTCAAATACCTTCTCGATGCGCCGGCTGTTATAGTGCAGCCGGTCGTTGGTGAAGGAGGAGTCCGAGAGGATGCGCATGTTGCGTGAGGCCGACAGATCGTGCAGGATGGAAAGCAGCTCCAGCACCGAGTCGAAGCCGGTTTTGCGCTCCAGCGACAAGATCCGGTCCCGGATGCGCTCCGTGGCTTCGCGCGAGAACAGGATGCCCCGCTGCGCATTCTCAAACATCTTCTGAATGAAGTTGAGCTGGCTGCGGCGCAGGAACCGCTCGTCGAGCAGGTCCTTGTGAAACTGAATGGTGACTTCCCGGATTTCCTGGCTCTGGCACTGGTGCGTAAACCAGGCGTGGCTCAGGTTGGGCCCCACCAGCACCAGCTCCAGGTCCTCCACTACCTCGATATGGTCGCCCACGATGCGCTTGGCCCCGGCCGCATTCACAATCAGGTTCAGCTCAAACTCCTCGTGGTAGTGCAGCGGGAAGTTGAACTCCTGCTTGACGCGGGAGAAAATCATGAAGCAGTCGTTCTGCGTCAGCGGGGTTATTTCCCGCATCATCTGGTGGGCCATGGGAGAAAACAGTAGTGGGATGCGTTAAAACTACAAGGTTTTGATAAGATAGTATCTGCCATGTATCAGGCGCTGCTGACCATAAAAACACCTAATAGAGGATATAGAGGCCATATTTAATAGACATGATCCTGTGCTAGGCTATTTAAGTATCTGATTATGCTAAAACATCATTAATAAAGGCGTGGAGGGCACGGTACTTTTGGATCTATTCGGCAGGCAGGTTGGCACCACCTGCTCAAGGGTGTTCTACCCGCTGCGTTTCTCACCTCCCACCATTCCTGTATGCGTCTACATCTGCTCGACCTGCTCATCATTGCTGCCTACCTGCTCACCACTGTCTTCATTGGGTTGTGGTACCGCAAAAAGGCCCGCGAAGACAAGGACAGCTACCTGCTCGGCGGCAAAACCCTGCCCTGGTACAAGCTCGGCCTGAGCGACGCCTCCGACATGTTCGACATCAGCGGCACGATGTGGATGGTGAGCCTCTGCTTTGTGTATGGCATGAAAAGCATCTGGATACCGTGGCTGTGGCCGGTGTTCAACCAGGTGTTTCTGATGATGTACCTCTCGCGCTGGCTGCGCCGCTCCAACGCCTCTACCGGGGCCGAGTGGCTGGCCACGCGCTTTGGCACCCGCGGGCCGGGCGTGGCGGCCTCCCACCAGGTGGTTATTGCCTTCGCGCTGCTCAGCTGCCTGGGCTTTCTGGCCTACGGGTTCGTGGGGCTGGGCAAGTTCATCGAAATCTTCGTGCCCTGGACGCTGGTAAAGGACTACGTGCCCTTCGCCGTGGCCCCGCAGTACGTGCCGCACATGTACGGCATCGTGTTCACGCTCTTTGCCATGTTCTACTCCATCATCGGGGGCATGCACAGCATCGTGCTCGGCGACCTGATCAAGTACGCCATCATGACGGTGGCCTGCCTGGCTATTGCCGTCATTGCCTACCTGGAGCTGCAGGGCAAGACCTTGAACGTGCCGGATGGCTGGTATAACCCGTTTTTCGGGCAGCGGCTCGACCTCGACTGGTCGCGCATTATCGGGCAGGTCAACCAGAAAATCGACAGCGACGGGTACTCCCTGTTCAGCATCTTCTTTATGATGATGGCCTTTAAGGGCGTGTTTGCCTCCCTGGCCGGCCCCGCGCCCAACTACGACATGCAGAAGATTCTCTCGACCCGCTCGCCCGAAGAGGCCAGCAAGATGAGCGGGTTCGTGTCCATTATTCTGCTGCCCATCCGCTACTCGCTTATCGTGGGCCTCACCATTCTGGGCTTGCTGTACTACGACCAGATGAACCTGGTAGCGCCCGACGGCACCATGGACTTTGAGCGGATTCTGCCTGAGGCCATCAACCGGTTTCTGCCCGTGGGCCTGATGGGCCTGGTGCTGACGGGCTTGCTGGGCGCCTTTATGGGCACGTTCAGCGGCACAGTGAATGCCGCCCAGGCCTACATCGTCAACGACATCTACCTGAAATACATCAACCCCAACTCCAGCACCGGGCAAATCATGTCCATCAACTACCTGGTGGGCGTGGTGGTAGTGGCCGTGGGCGTGCTGCTGGGCTTTCTGGCCAGGGACGTGAACAGCGTGCTGCAGTGGATAGTATCGGCGCTGTACGGGGGCTACATTGCGTCCAACGTGCTTAAGTGGCATTGGTGGCGCTTTAATGCCACCGGCTTTTTCTGGGGCATGCTCACCGGCATTGTGTCGGCGCTGGTGGCCTCGCGGTTTTTTGAGGGTGTGGAGTTTCTCTACTTCTTCCCCGTGCTGTTTGCCTTGTCGATGGCGGGCTCGGTAATTGGGACTTACCTCTCGCCGCCTACCGACGTGGAAGTGCTCAAGGCCTTTTACCGCAACGTGCGGCCCTGGGGCTTCTGGGGCCCGATCAACGCCCTGGTGGTAGCCGAAGACCTCGCGTTCCAGCCCAACCGCAATTTCCGGCTGAACATGTTCAACGTGGTGCTGGGCATTATCGCGCAGCTCTGCCTCACCATCCTGCCCATGTACCTGCTGCTTTCCCAGAAGGTGCCGATGCTCGTGGCGCTGGCCATCCTGGCCGTGGTAGTGGTGATTTTGAAAAAGACCTGGTGGAACCGCCTGTCGGACTACTAAGTGACGGGTTTCGACGGGTTAATTTTCTACCAGACAACGCTAAGAATTCATTACACCGGCGGGGCGGGCACCAGGTATCTTTGATTATGGCGTTTGCCCCGGCAGCACAAGGGTAAGGGGAAATTACTGCTGCCTGCCGCAAACGTTTTTCAGCCCGTTTTGCAGCTCCCCCGCGCGGGGAGCTGCAAAATAGTATCAGCCGGTTGCTACTCTGCCCGCTTTTCTGAACTCCCATCCCATGCCTGCTTTTTCTACATTTTTTTCTACTGTCCGCCCAGCCCGGCAGTGGCTGGCGGCGCTGTTGCTGCTGGCCGCCGGGAGTGCCGCGGCCCAAACGCCGCTCAAGTCGCTCAACTACCTGTACAGCATATCCGGCAAGAAAACCATCGGCGGCATCCATAACAAGGAGCCGCTGAATGAGCCCACGTTCTACACCGACAAGTTGCAGTTTGCCACCGGCAAATATGCCGGCCTCTGGGGTGGGGACTTCCTGTTCCAGGAGTACAACAACCGGTGGCAGATGATTCTGGAAGCGGAAAAGCAGTGGCAGCAGGGGGCTTTGGTTACCTTGACCTGGCACGCCTGCAACCCCGCCCAGAACGTGTCGCCCTGCCAGTTTTCGGGCGGCGTGACCAGCACCATGTCCGATGCCGACTGGACGGCCCTGGTCACCGAAGGCACCGTGCTGAACACCCGCTGGAAAACCTGGCTTGATGAGCTGGTGCCCTACTTTCAGTACCTGAAAAGCAGAGGCGTGGAAGTGGCTTTCCGCCCCCTGCACGAAACCAACCAAAGCGCCTTCTGGTGGGGCGGCCGGCCCGGGGCCAACGGCTCCCGCAAGCTCTACCAGATAACCCACGACTACCTGCGCAACACGAAGGGCCTGTCGAACATCGTGTGGGTGTGGAACATCCAGGACTTCCCGACCCTGCCCGCCGACGTAACCGACTACAGCCCCGGCGCCGACTACTTCGACGTGGCTTCGCTGGACTTCTACAACGGGGACGGGCTGACCGCGGCCAAGTACGAGGCCATGCTGGCCGTGGCGGCCGGCAAGCCCATTGCCATCGGCGAGCTGGGCCAGCTGCCCACGGCCGCCCAGCTGCTGGCCCAGCCTAAGTGGACCTATTTCATGGGCTGGTCGGAGCTGGTGTTCTCCCAGAATTCCCCCGCCCAGCTCCAGGCCCTGTACTCCGCCGCTAACGTGCTGACGCGGGAAGAAATGCCCGGCTGGAATGCTGCTACCCCCAACGCGGGCAATCTGGCCTACCAGCGCCCGGTCACGGTGTCCTCCACCGAGGCCCCGAATGAGGCCCGCTTTGCCGTGGATGGCGACCCGACCACCCGCTGGAGCTCCCTCTACGCCGACCCGCAGGAGCTGGTCGTGGACCTCGGGGCCACTTACCTGCTCAGTTACCTCACCATCCTGTGGGAAACGGCCCTGGGCAAGGACTTCGAGCTGCTGGCTTCCACCGACCAAACCACCTGGACCTCGCTGCGCAAAGTAGCCGGCAATACCAGCCTGTTCAACGAGTACACGGACCTGAACGCCTCGGCCCGCTACCTGAAGCTGCGCGGCACGGCGCGGGGCACGGCCTACGGCTTCTCCATCCGGGAGCTGGCCGTGTACGGCAGCGTGGCCACCGCCGCGGCCGAAGCCACCGACCCCGCCCTGCGCGTGCAGGCCTACCCCAACCCGGCCACCGACCAGCTCACGGTAGCGCTGGGCGCCGCCTGGCCGGCCGCTACCCAGCTCACCCTGCTCACCAGCACGGGCCAGACAGTGGCCACCTTCGCCGGCTCCGGCAGCACCCGCCGGTTGCCGCTGGCCAGCCTGCGCGCCGGCCTGTATTTGCTGCGCGTGCAGAGCGCCCAGCGGGTGCATACTCTCAAGATTACCAAGCAATAAGACTCGCTTCACCCAGTCGTTTTCTGATGGAAAACTTATTTCAACAACGCCTCCACGCGCTGGAAAACCACCAGTCGTCGCTGCTTTCCCGCCCCAACAAGCCACAGCCCCTGGGCAACGGCATCTTTACCCGCTACCAGCACCCGGTGCTCACGGCCGCCCACGTACCGCTGAGCTGGCGCTACGACTTCAACCCCCGCACCAACCCCTACCTGATGGAGCGGCTGGGCGTTAATGCCGCCTTCAACGCCGGCGCCATCAAGCACGAAGGCAAATACTTGCTGGTGGCCCGGGTGGAAGGGCTGGACCGCAAATCCTTTTTTGCGGTGGCCGAAAGCCCCAACGGCCTTGACAACTTCGTGTTCCGGGAGCGGCCCATCACCATGCCCAAAACCGCGGAGCCCGACACCAACGTGTACGACATGCGCGTGGTGCAGCACGAGGACGGCTGGATCTACGGCCTGTTCTGCACCGAGCGCAAAGACCCCGCCGCCCGTCCCGGCGACGAATCGGCGGCCGTGGCCCAGTGCGGCATTGCCCGCACCCGCGACCTGGTTTCCTGGGAGCGGCTGCCGGACCTGCGCACGCCCTCGCCTCAGCAGCGCAATGTGGTGCTGCACCCCGAGTTTGTGCAAGGCAAGTACGCCCTCTACACCCGGCCCCAGGACAGCTTTATTGAGGCGGGCGCCGGCGGCGGCATCGGCTTCGGGCTGACCGATTCAATGGAAAACGCGGTGGTCGACCAGGAGTGGATTGTGGACGGCAAGCAGTACCACACAGTGTACGAGGCGAAAAACGGCCAGGGCCCCGCACCCATCAAGACAGCCCAGGGCTGGCTGCACCTGGCTCACGGCGTGCGCAACACGGCGGCCGGCCTGCGTTACGTGCTGTACGTGTTTTTGACCGACCTGCAGGAGCCGGCCAAGGTGCTGCACAAGCCGGGCGGCTACTTCATTGCCCCGGAAGGCGAGGAACGGGTAGGCGACGTGTCCAACGTGGTGTTCAGCAACGGCTGGATTCTGGACGAGGACGGCACCGTGTTCATTTACTACGCCTCCTCCGACACCCGCACCCACGTAGCCACCACCACCGTGGAGCAGCTCGTGGACTACGCCCTGCACACGCCCGCCGATGAGTTTAGCTCCGCCGCCTCGGTCCGCCAGATCAACAACCTCATCGACCAGAACCAGGCGTACCTGAACCGCGCTCCGCGTACAGCCACCCCGCATTATAACGGCGTAACGGTATGAGCCCGCACACCCTCCAGGTACGCTTGCAGCAGCTGGCTGCCTACCAGCAGGAAGCCGAAGCTGAGCTGGCGCGCCTCACGGATTTCTGGCTGACCAAGGCGGTAAACCCCGCCGGGAACTTCATTGGCCGCATGCACAGCAATGGTGAAGTAGATGCCACAGCTGGTCGGGGGGTATTCTGCAGGCCCGCATCCTGTGGTCGTTTTCGGCCGTGTACCGGCATACCGGGCAGGAACAGCACCGCGCCGCGGCCGCCCGGGCCCTAGATTACCTGTTGGCCCATTTCCTCGACCACGAGTACGGCGGCATCTACTGGTTGCTCGATGCCCAGGGCCAGCCCCTGGACACGCGCAAGCAGATCTACGCCCTGGCCTTTGCCATCTACGGGCTCAGCGAATACCACCGCGCCACGCAGTGCCCGCTGGCCCTGCAGGTAAGCCAGGAGCTGTTTCGCTGGATTGAGCAGCACAGCTTCGACCCCGGGCACGGCGGCTACTTCGAGGCCTTTGGCCGCCGGGGCGAGCCGCTGGCCGATATGCGCCTAAGTGAGAAGGACCTGCAAGCGCCCAAAACCATGAATACCCACCTACATGTGCTGGAAGCCTACGCCAACCTGTACCGCGTTTGGCCGGACGCCGGGCTGGGCGCGCAGCTGCGCGGCCTGCTTTCCACGTTTCTGCGCCACATCGTAGACATGGAAACCGGGCACCTGCGCCTGTTTTTCACCGCCGACTGGCACCCCGTAGCCGAGCTGGAATCCTACGGGCACGACATTGAGGCCGCCTGGCTGCTGCGCGAGGCCGCCGAGGTGCTGGGCGATGAGGACCTATTGACGCCGATAAACGCGGCGGGCCGGCTCCTGACCCAGGCCACGGCGGCGGCCCTGCTGCCCGACGGCAGCCTGCCCCACGAGCTGAACCGGCGCACCGGCCACCTAGATCTGCACCGCGAGTGGTGGGTGAGTGCCGAGGCGATGGTGGGATTTCTAAATGCCTATGAACTGAGCCAGGACGAGCTGATGCTGCGCCACTCGCGCCGGGCCTGGCTTTTTGCCCAGCAGCACCTGCTGGACTATGCCCAGGGGGAGTGGCACTGGGGCGTAGAGGCCGACTATCAGCCTATGACGCACCAGGACAAGGTCGGCTTCTGGAAGTGCCCTTACCACAATATGCGGGCCTGTCTGGAAGTCATTGAGCGCTGCAAAAAGGAAGCGGCCCGGCTGCACCTGCTAAAGGAATCAGTGCCCGCTTAGTGCAATCGTGTGCGGACTACCAGGAATCGATTGAGTGAATTTAAAATCGTCTTAGCTCGCTACTATAAGAGAAAAGTGGTTTATGAACGGCAATTATTTTATTGTGATAATTAATTGATAAAAAAGTATTATTTACTTGGTTAACAGGCTGATAAATTTGAGTATTATTTATAACCAAGGATTAGATAAGCCAATAAATAAAGTATCAGCTTTTGCCGCAGTTAATACTATACCCTAGATGATGATATTTTTTCTGCCTGAAGTAAATCCCACTCTTTTTAAAAACACCTGATCCTACGCATATGCGACAACACTACCCTTTCCCACACCGCAGCCCGCAACCGCGGCTGCAATGGATTTCTTGGCCAGCCGGCGCCGGGCTTGGGTGCCGCGCCTTGGCCGGCAAGCTGCTCTTGCTGCTGGTGCTGGCGTGTACCGCGACTGTTGGTACGGCCTACGCCCAGACTGGCTCGGTGAGCGGCCGCGTGCTGGACGAGAAGCAGGCGGGGATACCGGGTGCCACGGTCCTTGTGGAGGGCACCTCGCTCGGTAGCTCTACCAATGCCGATGGTACCTACACGGTGCAGAATGTGCCCGCCGGGAGCCACAACCTGGTGATTTCCTTTGTGGGGTTCAACACCCTGAAAATGGCCATAACGGTAGTAGCCGGCCAGAACCTGGCCGTGGCCGATGCGGCGCTGCTGGAAAACGCCAATCTGCTGAATGAGGCTGTGGTCATTGGCTACGGCACTGTAGCCAAGAGCGACGTAACCGGCTCGGTAGCTTCCCTGAAAGGCAGCGACCTGAACAAAACCCCGGCCTCGTCCGTGGACCAGCTGCTGCAGGGCAAGATTGCGGGCGTGCAGGTGGTGGTGCCGTCCGGGGAGCCCGGCGCAGGCGCTACGGTACGCATCCGCGGGGCCAGCTCCATCAACGGCTCCAATAGCCCGCTGCTGGTGGTGGACGGCTACCCATGGGGTGAGGCCGGCAACCTCAAGCAAATCAACCCCGATGACATCGAAAGCATTGAGGTGCTGAAAGATGCCTCGGCGGCGGCCATCTACGGCTCCCGCGGCGCCAACGGCGTGATTCTGGTGACCACCAGAAAAGGCAAGGCCGGCAAAACCCGCATCAACCTTAGCACCCTGAACACCATTTCCACCTTGCCCAGCAAGCTGGACGTGTGGTCGGACCCGGTGGACGTGGCCGTTATCGACAACGAAGCGCGGCAGAACGCGGGCCTCACGCCCCTGTTCACCGGCCAGGACTACCTGGGCACCTACTACCCCTCGGTGGCCGAGCTGCGCGGCGAGGACCCCAACAAGCCCAAGTGGCCGACCCGCACCTACTGGCCCGATGAGGTGTACCGCAACCCCTTCTCCCAGAGCTACACGCTCACGGGCAGCGGCGGCAACGAGCAAACCAAGTTCTCGGTGTCCGGCAACTACTACCGGGAAGAAGGCCTGGCCATCAAGAACTACTACGACCGGTACAACGGCCGCCTGAACCTGGAGCAGAAGCTGCTCGACAATGTGACGACCGGCGTGAACCTGATTCTGACCCACACCCAGCGCAACGGCGGGGGCTTGTCGGCTGACCGCTCCCCGGTATTCCCGATTTACAACGCCGACGGTACCTACTTTAAGATTGGCCCGCGGGATTTTGGCAACCCCATTGCCTACGCCAATGAGGTACTGAATAAAAGCAAAACCATTGATGTGCTCGGCACGCTGTTCGTGAGCTGGGATATTGCCAGCTGGCTGAATTTCCGCACCCAGGTAAGTGATAAATACGGCAACTCGGTGGGCGACGTGTACGAGCCCCGGGATATTACCGGCACCGGCTATTTATTTAATGGTTACGGCGTAATTGATAACTACAATGGCAATGAATTATTGAATGAGAATTATTTCACGTTCAATAAAAATATTGGCACCGTGCACAATTTAAATATTGTAGCCGGCTACACTACGCAAAACTTCACGGTGCGCACGTCCCGGCTTGAGGGCCGCGGGTTTATCAACGATGCCCTACGCAACGAGAGCCTGAACACGGCCAAAACCCAGTTTGCCACCAATGGCCAGACCAAATCCCTGCTGAACTCCTTTATCGGGCGGGTGAACTACTCCCTGCTCGACCGGTACCTGCTGACCTTCACCGGCCGGGCTGACGGCTCGTCCAAGTTCGGAGCCAACAACAAGTGGGCGTTTTTCCCGTCGGCGGCCCTGGGCTGGAAGCTGCACGAAGAAGGCTTCCTGCGCGACGTGTCCGCCGTGACGGAAGCCAAGCTGCGCCTGAGCTACGGCCTGACCGGCAACCAGGGCATCAGCCCCTACCAGACGCTGGACCGCCTGGGCTCGGGCCGCTACTTCACCGGCGGGGAGTTCCAGACCGGCTTCGGGCCCGGCACCTTCGGCTACGACGGCTACAACAAGATCTGGGAGGGCGTGCCCAACCCCGACCTGCGCTGGGAAACCACGTCTCAGCTGAACGCCGGCCTCGACCTGGCCTTGTTCAACCAGCGCCTGACGCTGAGCGCCGACTACTACTACAAGCGCACCAGCGACCTGCTGCGGCAAACTTACATCACCCCGTCCTCCGGCTACGACCGGCTGTGGATCAACGACGGGGAAATTGAAAACAAGGGGTTTGAGCTGGGCATGAGCACCAACATCCTGGAAGGGCCGGTGCAGTGGAGCGTGGGCGGCAACTTCACCCTCAACCGCAACAAGCTCCTGAGCATGGGCGAAGACAACTTTGTGTGGAACGGCAGCAGCATTGAGATGCTGCGCGCCCCGCTCAACGCCTTCATCGTGAACGAGCCCATCAACGTCTTCTACGGCTACAAAACCGACGGCATCATTCAGACGGTGGAGGAAGGCCAGGCCGCCGGCCTGACGGGCGACATGGCCAAGCCCGGCGAAATCAAGTACGTGGATTTGAACAGCGACGGCGTGGTGGACGACAAGGACCGCACCATCATCGGCGACCCCAACCCCAAGTTCCTCTACAGCCTCAACACCAGCGTGAGCAGCCACGGCTTCGACCTCTCGGCCCAGCTCTACGGCGTGCAGGGCAACGACGTGTTCGACTTCCGCAAGTTCTCACCCAGCGCCCAGCTCCAGCGCTGGACGCCCGACAACCCCACCAACGAGTACCCCAGCGTAAACGCCAACCGCGCCTACTACGGCTCCGACTGGTTTGTGACCAAAGGCTCGTTCCTGCGCGTGCAGAACGTGACGCTGGGCTACAACTTCAAGTCCAACTTCGTGAAGGGCATTGAAAGTCTGCGCATCTACTTCTCGGGCAACAACCTCTACAACTTCACCAAGTACCACACCGGCTTCGACCCGGAAGTGCCCGCCAACGGCCAGCAGTGGGGCTCTTACCCGCGCCCCCGCGCCTTCTCGCTGGGTGTAAACCTTGGTATCTAAGTTTCGCAACTGCCTTCCCCATGAAACTCCCCCAACAACTTTGCCTGGCCGGGGCGCTGGCTTTGCTCACGGCCTGCTCCCTGCAGGAAGAGCCCTACGGCTTCAACTCCACCGACAACTTCTACAAGACGGAGGCCGACGCCAACGCGGCGCTGATTTACGCCTACTCCATCCTGCCGGAAATTGAGTACTACTCCCGCAACTTCATCCTGGTCACGGAGCTGCCCACCGAAAACATCACCCTTAAGCCCGACGCCGGCGCCAGCAACTTCGAGTTCGACAAGCTGGCCGTGCGCGCCGACAACCCCGAGCTGACCACGGCCTGGCGCTACGCCTACATCGGGGCCAACCGCGCCAACGCCGTCATTGCCAACGTGCCCGGCATTGCGGCCATGAGCGAGGCCAACCGCAACCAGATCGTGGGCGAGGCTTACTTCCTGCGCGCCCTGCACTACTTCAACCTGGTGCGACTGTTCGGCGAGGTGCCCCTGAAAACGGAGCCCGTCACGTCCCTCGACCAGGCCAACTCCCCCAAAGCCAGCCTGCAGGACATCTACGCGCTGATTGAGGCCGACCTCAAGAAAGCCAGTGAGCTGATGGACGCCACCCGCCGCGACGGGCGGGCCAACAAAGTGGCTGCCTGGGGCTTGCTGGCCAAGGTGTACCTCACCCAGGCCTCGGGCAAAAGCACCAGCTCCCCCGGCTACGAGTTCGTGGGCAATGCCGACGCCCTGTACACCCAGGCCAAAACCTACGCCGGCAACGTGCTCAGCGGCGGGGCCGGCTACGGCCTCGACCCGGACCTGAAAGCCATTTTTGACGTGGACAAGAAGAACGGCCCCGAGCACATCTTCGCCGTGGCTACGGACCGCTCGGGCCTCTCGGAGGGCAACTTCTCCAAGCTGCCGCTGATGTTCATTCCCTACATCGACGGGGCCGTGTTCAAGCTCAACGACAGCACCAGCGTCCGCTCGGGCTACAACCATTTCGTGACGGAGCCGGCCATCTACAACAGCTTCGCCGACACCGACAAGCGCAAAACCGAGCTGATTCCCTCCAAAGTCTACATCGGCAAAAAGGAAACCACGCTCAGCATCACCGGCTACAGCCGCCCGTTCACCCGCAAATACCTTGACCCCAAGCAGGTGGGCGAGCAAACCAGCGCCAACACGCCGGTGCTGCGCTACTCCGACGTGGTGCTGCTCTTTGCCGAGGCCAGCGGCCCCACGGCCGAGGGCTACGCCGCCATCAACCAGATCCGCCAGCG from Hymenobacter sp. J193 harbors:
- a CDS encoding TonB-dependent receptor → MRQHYPFPHRSPQPRLQWISWPAGAGLGCRALAGKLLLLLVLACTATVGTAYAQTGSVSGRVLDEKQAGIPGATVLVEGTSLGSSTNADGTYTVQNVPAGSHNLVISFVGFNTLKMAITVVAGQNLAVADAALLENANLLNEAVVIGYGTVAKSDVTGSVASLKGSDLNKTPASSVDQLLQGKIAGVQVVVPSGEPGAGATVRIRGASSINGSNSPLLVVDGYPWGEAGNLKQINPDDIESIEVLKDASAAAIYGSRGANGVILVTTRKGKAGKTRINLSTLNTISTLPSKLDVWSDPVDVAVIDNEARQNAGLTPLFTGQDYLGTYYPSVAELRGEDPNKPKWPTRTYWPDEVYRNPFSQSYTLTGSGGNEQTKFSVSGNYYREEGLAIKNYYDRYNGRLNLEQKLLDNVTTGVNLILTHTQRNGGGLSADRSPVFPIYNADGTYFKIGPRDFGNPIAYANEVLNKSKTIDVLGTLFVSWDIASWLNFRTQVSDKYGNSVGDVYEPRDITGTGYLFNGYGVIDNYNGNELLNENYFTFNKNIGTVHNLNIVAGYTTQNFTVRTSRLEGRGFINDALRNESLNTAKTQFATNGQTKSLLNSFIGRVNYSLLDRYLLTFTGRADGSSKFGANNKWAFFPSAALGWKLHEEGFLRDVSAVTEAKLRLSYGLTGNQGISPYQTLDRLGSGRYFTGGEFQTGFGPGTFGYDGYNKIWEGVPNPDLRWETTSQLNAGLDLALFNQRLTLSADYYYKRTSDLLRQTYITPSSGYDRLWINDGEIENKGFELGMSTNILEGPVQWSVGGNFTLNRNKLLSMGEDNFVWNGSSIEMLRAPLNAFIVNEPINVFYGYKTDGIIQTVEEGQAAGLTGDMAKPGEIKYVDLNSDGVVDDKDRTIIGDPNPKFLYSLNTSVSSHGFDLSAQLYGVQGNDVFDFRKFSPSAQLQRWTPDNPTNEYPSVNANRAYYGSDWFVTKGSFLRVQNVTLGYNFKSNFVKGIESLRIYFSGNNLYNFTKYHTGFDPEVPANGQQWGSYPRPRAFSLGVNLGI
- a CDS encoding RagB/SusD family nutrient uptake outer membrane protein, translated to MKLPQQLCLAGALALLTACSLQEEPYGFNSTDNFYKTEADANAALIYAYSILPEIEYYSRNFILVTELPTENITLKPDAGASNFEFDKLAVRADNPELTTAWRYAYIGANRANAVIANVPGIAAMSEANRNQIVGEAYFLRALHYFNLVRLFGEVPLKTEPVTSLDQANSPKASLQDIYALIEADLKKASELMDATRRDGRANKVAAWGLLAKVYLTQASGKSTSSPGYEFVGNADALYTQAKTYAGNVLSGGAGYGLDPDLKAIFDVDKKNGPEHIFAVATDRSGLSEGNFSKLPLMFIPYIDGAVFKLNDSTSVRSGYNHFVTEPAIYNSFADTDKRKTELIPSKVYIGKKETTLSITGYSRPFTRKYLDPKQVGEQTSANTPVLRYSDVVLLFAEASGPTAEGYAAINQIRQRAGLPNLTEGLSPAAFRAAVLQERAWELAFEGNRLFDLRRTHQMEQVLVQQYGKTIQPGNAYFYPIPTRETDLNPNL
- a CDS encoding AGE family epimerase/isomerase, whose translation is MYRHTGQEQHRAAAARALDYLLAHFLDHEYGGIYWLLDAQGQPLDTRKQIYALAFAIYGLSEYHRATQCPLALQVSQELFRWIEQHSFDPGHGGYFEAFGRRGEPLADMRLSEKDLQAPKTMNTHLHVLEAYANLYRVWPDAGLGAQLRGLLSTFLRHIVDMETGHLRLFFTADWHPVAELESYGHDIEAAWLLREAAEVLGDEDLLTPINAAGRLLTQATAAALLPDGSLPHELNRRTGHLDLHREWWVSAEAMVGFLNAYELSQDELMLRHSRRAWLFAQQHLLDYAQGEWHWGVEADYQPMTHQDKVGFWKCPYHNMRACLEVIERCKKEAARLHLLKESVPA